One stretch of Armatimonadota bacterium DNA includes these proteins:
- a CDS encoding S-layer homology domain-containing protein, translated as MNRLVAYLGAAGIVLAIACARPATAQTPKPFADVPAGHWAYQAVTDLQSKGILLGYPDGYFRGPRVLTRYEFAVALERALNTIMPGGQGAAGPVGPAGAEGPAGPTGPPGVTPEEIAEMQRLADEFKNELSSLGANVRDENDRLNRLAKDVADLRGRLNRMISFGGDFFAGFRSDRSRFAFLDYSGSVRAAGNSLFENVSAPHDFHLTVNGSLHGGARFTGDLFASNYASYTAVQGAAILGGETAANRNPLGEQLGIYQAQLDIPLTRLGSDTLLTVGRFKNRLTPLTYWRPNTDAYFNLPWYSDGSYVEDGVEMQSHLGPTHLKLWAGTYSDLTTSSGAGSAVLNAPMVGALIQGFDFGTRVSNTAKPAGLNPALVSGAIPAQQSVGAHLAVNLMRAGALGFTIEDFSAGPGGGNGVFGNVVVYGADVKLHRIGRIGISAEGAKSVTQADVSTGDGQSNDDNNAWRLRAEYKSHGLGAAAGYQYVDPRFGAPGYWDKIGNWYNPTNIAGPFLRLSYKFTPAISGYIGGDLLSGARNRSNPSPTGFGGAGLSIADSIDRARAGVQWSVNKVVSLHADYEGVFWGLTPASSASGAPSHPIEQYLTFGTGLNLASNTVLKLAYQLISLRDNGGGFAGAGGSPDGVSNASVLTTQVAIHF; from the coding sequence ATGAACAGGCTCGTCGCGTACCTGGGGGCTGCAGGGATAGTCCTGGCGATTGCGTGCGCACGCCCCGCAACCGCCCAAACGCCGAAACCATTCGCAGATGTGCCGGCAGGCCACTGGGCCTACCAGGCGGTTACCGACCTGCAATCCAAGGGTATCTTGCTGGGCTATCCGGACGGCTACTTCCGCGGTCCACGCGTCCTCACCCGGTACGAGTTCGCCGTTGCCCTGGAGCGGGCGCTGAATACGATAATGCCGGGCGGCCAGGGTGCGGCCGGCCCTGTCGGACCAGCCGGAGCGGAAGGCCCCGCGGGCCCAACCGGGCCGCCCGGCGTCACACCGGAAGAGATTGCCGAAATGCAGCGGCTGGCGGATGAGTTCAAGAACGAGCTAAGCTCGCTCGGCGCCAACGTCCGCGACGAAAACGACCGATTGAACCGACTTGCCAAGGATGTGGCAGACCTGCGCGGCCGGCTCAACCGTATGATCAGTTTTGGTGGCGACTTTTTCGCTGGTTTTCGCTCCGATCGCAGCCGCTTCGCTTTTCTCGACTACAGCGGCTCGGTGCGTGCAGCCGGTAACAGCCTCTTTGAGAACGTTAGCGCGCCTCACGACTTTCACCTGACTGTGAACGGCAGCCTCCACGGAGGCGCTCGGTTTACGGGTGACCTGTTCGCCTCCAACTATGCAAGTTACACGGCGGTTCAGGGCGCGGCCATTCTTGGAGGAGAGACTGCTGCAAACCGCAACCCGTTAGGCGAGCAGCTCGGCATCTACCAGGCGCAACTCGATATACCCCTTACTCGCCTCGGCTCCGACACGCTACTTACGGTCGGCAGGTTCAAGAATCGGTTAACCCCGCTCACGTATTGGCGACCGAACACCGATGCGTACTTTAACCTGCCCTGGTACAGCGATGGCAGTTACGTTGAAGATGGCGTTGAGATGCAGTCGCATCTCGGACCAACGCACCTGAAGCTCTGGGCCGGCACGTACTCCGATCTTACCACCAGCTCTGGCGCCGGATCTGCGGTTCTCAACGCACCCATGGTCGGCGCTCTCATTCAGGGCTTCGACTTCGGCACACGGGTGAGCAATACGGCAAAGCCTGCCGGCCTCAATCCGGCGCTCGTCAGCGGCGCGATTCCCGCTCAGCAGAGTGTTGGCGCCCATCTTGCCGTCAACCTGATGCGCGCAGGCGCGCTCGGATTCACGATAGAGGACTTCTCGGCCGGCCCCGGCGGCGGCAACGGCGTCTTCGGCAACGTCGTGGTCTATGGAGCCGACGTAAAGCTGCACCGCATCGGTCGCATTGGCATCTCGGCAGAGGGCGCCAAGAGTGTGACGCAGGCCGACGTGAGCACTGGAGACGGCCAGTCCAACGATGACAACAACGCCTGGCGCCTTCGCGCCGAGTACAAGAGCCACGGTTTGGGTGCGGCAGCCGGTTATCAGTATGTGGATCCCCGCTTTGGCGCCCCAGGTTATTGGGATAAGATAGGCAACTGGTACAACCCAACAAACATCGCGGGGCCATTTTTGCGGCTCAGCTACAAGTTTACGCCGGCCATCTCGGGCTACATCGGCGGCGACCTGTTGAGCGGCGCACGCAACCGGTCGAATCCCTCGCCTACGGGTTTCGGTGGCGCAGGCTTGAGCATAGCGGATAGCATCGACCGGGCACGTGCCGGCGTTCAGTGGAGCGTGAACAAGGTGGTGAGCCTGCATGCAGATTACGAAGGCGTCTTCTGGGGCCTTACACCGGCGTCATCGGCCTCCGGCGCGCCATCGCATCCGATCGAGCAGTACCTGACGTTTGGAACGGGCCTGAACCTGGCGTCGAATACGGTGCTGAAGCTGGCATACCAGTTGATAAGCCTTCGCGACAACGGTGGCGGATTCGCCGGCGCCGGCGGCTCGCCCGATGGCGTATCCAACGCGAGCGTGCTCACCACGCAGGTGGCCATCCACTTTTAA
- a CDS encoding SUMF1/EgtB/PvdO family nonheme iron enzyme, with amino-acid sequence MDDAARDHLRSLIARYGRQLIEQPEQLRALLADAAPDAERERSLLIQAVECGAVAALRSASRSDGDAVRVARAIGLFEGVSGVRSDVANWVILSWFHALGNRTERFADVPDVKARPVVPPLPGPPECHAPPTTHTNAKDGATMVWIPPGPFAMGDPDSFLDSNPPHTINLSGFWMYANLVTVAQYEWFSWEMDRAMPPAPDFNPDWIRTDHPIVRVTWDDASAYAEWAGCSLPTEAQWEKAARGTDGRLYPWGNTFDGSKLWCSRSKLYDAGGTCPVGRLGVSPYGCTDMAGNVWQWCEDWYDMDYWKTGRARALDPVNLQVPPGKSPARVVRGGAFGNSMPMYFRASYRNYGPAFYYGNYGFRCAFRTPPALRQ; translated from the coding sequence ATGGACGACGCCGCGCGAGACCATCTCAGATCCCTTATAGCCCGGTACGGCCGGCAACTCATTGAACAGCCTGAGCAGCTCCGCGCGCTGCTCGCAGATGCCGCGCCGGACGCGGAACGGGAGCGCAGCCTGCTCATCCAGGCGGTCGAGTGTGGCGCCGTGGCCGCGCTGCGCAGCGCCTCCAGGAGCGACGGCGACGCGGTTCGAGTTGCGAGGGCGATTGGCCTGTTCGAGGGCGTAAGCGGCGTCCGAAGTGACGTGGCCAATTGGGTGATTCTGAGCTGGTTCCACGCACTGGGCAACCGCACCGAGCGGTTTGCTGACGTCCCGGACGTGAAGGCACGACCGGTGGTACCGCCGTTGCCCGGGCCACCGGAATGTCACGCCCCGCCGACCACGCATACAAACGCGAAAGACGGGGCAACCATGGTCTGGATACCGCCCGGCCCGTTTGCGATGGGCGACCCCGACAGTTTCCTCGATAGCAACCCTCCGCACACCATAAACCTCAGCGGCTTCTGGATGTACGCCAACCTGGTAACAGTGGCGCAGTACGAGTGGTTCTCCTGGGAGATGGACCGGGCGATGCCACCCGCGCCGGACTTCAATCCGGACTGGATCCGTACGGATCATCCGATCGTACGGGTAACGTGGGACGACGCCTCGGCCTATGCGGAGTGGGCGGGCTGTTCACTCCCAACGGAGGCTCAATGGGAGAAAGCGGCGCGCGGCACCGACGGGCGGCTGTATCCATGGGGAAACACGTTCGACGGGAGCAAGCTCTGGTGCAGCCGGTCAAAACTGTATGATGCCGGCGGCACCTGTCCGGTTGGCCGCCTCGGCGTGAGCCCCTACGGCTGCACAGACATGGCCGGCAACGTGTGGCAGTGGTGCGAGGACTGGTACGACATGGATTACTGGAAAACCGGCCGCGCGCGCGCTTTAGACCCGGTCAACCTGCAAGTGCCGCCTGGAAAGAGCCCCGCCCGGGTTGTGCGCGGCGGAGCCTTTGGCAACAGCATGCCCATGTACTTCCGCGCATCCTACCGGAACTACGGCCCAGCGTTTTACTACGGAAACTACGGCTTCCGCTGCGCATTCCGCACCCCTCCGGCATTGCGCCAATAG
- a CDS encoding MoaD/ThiS family protein — protein MIRVEMPFHLRRLAGVEGPVELAVEAPVTQRRILDALESRFPMLRGTIRDHGTLRRRDFLRFFACQQDLSLESPDTEVPAAVANGDEPFMIVGAIAGG, from the coding sequence ATGATCCGCGTTGAAATGCCCTTCCACCTCCGGCGGCTGGCTGGGGTGGAAGGGCCGGTGGAGTTGGCGGTTGAAGCGCCGGTTACGCAGCGCCGCATTCTCGACGCGCTGGAGTCACGATTTCCGATGCTGCGAGGCACGATCCGTGACCACGGAACGCTGCGCCGTCGTGATTTTCTGCGCTTCTTTGCCTGCCAACAGGATCTCTCGCTGGAGTCGCCCGACACGGAGGTGCCGGCCGCTGTAGCGAACGGCGACGAGCCGTTCATGATCGTCGGCGCCATTGCCGGTGGGTGA
- the folP gene encoding dihydropteroate synthase yields MTRTHTELKSGPASRRLQSLLSAAKAGERTMVMGILNVTPDSFYDGGRHFTVDAAVKRGIEIVSQGADILDVGGESTRPSTFRDGKPLPAAEEADRVEEVIRQLSAAAPETPISVDTWKAAVAERALNAGAVMINDISALQGDADMAPMAAECGATVCLMHMPGLPMRLPENPVYNNVVADVLAALLEAVDRASAAGIPAGSIVIDPGIGFGKTAPQSFELMQRLRVFTTTGLPVLVGPSRKSSIGAALGGLPPDERLEGTAAAVAICIANGAAIVRVHDVLEMVRVARVTDAIVRGWPGS; encoded by the coding sequence ATGACCCGCACACACACTGAACTCAAATCCGGTCCGGCGTCGCGCCGCCTACAGTCACTGCTGAGCGCGGCGAAAGCCGGCGAACGCACGATGGTGATGGGAATCCTGAACGTCACGCCCGATTCGTTCTACGATGGCGGCCGCCACTTTACCGTGGACGCGGCGGTGAAGCGCGGCATCGAAATCGTGTCGCAGGGCGCCGATATCCTCGATGTCGGCGGCGAGTCAACCCGGCCATCCACCTTCCGAGACGGCAAGCCGCTGCCGGCGGCCGAAGAGGCTGACCGTGTGGAGGAGGTCATCCGTCAGCTGTCGGCAGCCGCGCCCGAAACACCGATATCGGTGGATACCTGGAAGGCGGCGGTGGCTGAGCGCGCCCTGAACGCCGGCGCGGTGATGATCAACGACATCAGCGCGCTGCAGGGCGACGCCGACATGGCGCCAATGGCGGCGGAATGCGGCGCCACTGTATGCCTGATGCACATGCCGGGGCTGCCCATGCGCCTACCGGAAAACCCGGTTTATAACAACGTGGTGGCCGACGTGCTGGCCGCACTGCTCGAGGCGGTGGATCGTGCCAGTGCTGCCGGCATTCCAGCCGGGTCGATCGTTATCGACCCGGGCATCGGCTTCGGCAAGACGGCGCCGCAGAGCTTTGAACTGATGCAGCGGCTCCGCGTGTTCACCACCACCGGCCTGCCGGTGCTGGTTGGGCCGTCGCGCAAGTCGAGCATCGGCGCTGCCCTGGGCGGCCTGCCACCGGACGAACGCCTGGAGGGTACCGCGGCCGCCGTGGCGATCTGCATCGCCAACGGCGCTGCGATCGTTCGCGTGCACGACGTGTTGGAAATGGTGCGCGTGGCCCGTGTGACAGATGCCATTGTGCGCGGCTGGCCGGGCAGTTGA
- a CDS encoding S-layer homology domain-containing protein, whose amino-acid sequence MRKLLPVIGIACSALALVWAAPSKAQDQKKFQDVPDTHWAYQAVTDLQSKGILLGYPDGYFRGKRTLTRYEFAVALERALNSIMPGNGTPGPAGPAGADGAQGPAGPPGMTPDEIAEMKRLMDEFKNELASLGTNVRDMNNRLDQLSKDVADLKDRFNHMIQFNGDFFAGFTSGRSRYGFLDYSGAGRFPSNSLFENVSAPHDFHLTANANMRGGVKFTGDLFASNYLSYASQGVTGNGVALGGSNGAAAGPLGEQLGLDQAQLDIPLTMLGGNTTLTVGRFKNKVTPLTYWRPDTDAYFDLPWYNDGKFVQDGFKLSSHFGSAKTELWAGSYSSLTTSQGAAGTILNAPMVGAAGLAAGFGTRVTSTFKPFGYNPGADLDAVAAAQSAGLHVALPLFHRADLGFTVEDFSAGAGGSNGIFGNVAVYGANLELHHTGALHITAEAAKSVTAQDISTGDGQSNDDNNAYKVNVGFKTHGVNAALGYQYIDPRFGAPGYWDKIGNWYNPTNIAGPYLKLGYDFTRSLSGYIGGDFYTGARNRSTGNGGFDIGDSLTRASAGVKFNVSHMLNLRADYEGVFWNLNAQSSASGNSSKPVEQYITLGTGVNLASNTVLKMAYQIISLRDNGGGFGGVLGGSPDGVSNASVFTTQIAVHF is encoded by the coding sequence ATGAGAAAGCTACTTCCCGTTATCGGGATAGCCTGCTCAGCTCTCGCGCTGGTATGGGCGGCGCCGTCCAAGGCACAAGACCAGAAGAAATTCCAGGATGTGCCCGATACGCATTGGGCGTATCAGGCGGTTACCGACCTGCAATCCAAGGGCATACTGCTCGGATACCCGGATGGGTATTTCCGCGGCAAGCGAACTCTTACCCGGTATGAGTTTGCAGTAGCTCTTGAGCGCGCGCTGAACAGCATTATGCCCGGCAACGGCACGCCGGGCCCGGCGGGACCCGCCGGCGCCGATGGCGCCCAGGGACCTGCAGGACCTCCCGGCATGACGCCGGACGAGATCGCGGAGATGAAGCGGCTGATGGATGAGTTCAAGAACGAACTCGCTTCCCTCGGCACCAACGTTCGCGACATGAACAACCGGCTGGATCAGCTGTCCAAGGATGTTGCGGACCTCAAGGACCGCTTCAACCACATGATCCAGTTCAACGGCGATTTCTTCGCCGGCTTTACGTCGGGCCGCTCCCGGTACGGCTTCCTGGATTACAGTGGCGCAGGCCGCTTCCCCAGCAACAGCCTGTTTGAGAACGTCAGTGCGCCGCACGACTTCCACCTCACCGCCAACGCAAACATGCGCGGCGGCGTGAAGTTCACCGGCGACTTGTTCGCCTCGAACTACCTGAGCTACGCGTCGCAGGGCGTCACCGGCAACGGTGTTGCGCTCGGCGGCAGCAACGGCGCGGCCGCCGGCCCGCTTGGTGAGCAGCTTGGTCTTGACCAGGCGCAACTCGACATTCCGCTCACCATGCTCGGCGGCAACACCACGCTCACCGTGGGTCGCTTCAAGAACAAGGTGACGCCGCTTACCTACTGGCGGCCGGATACCGATGCCTACTTCGACCTGCCGTGGTACAACGACGGCAAGTTCGTGCAGGATGGGTTCAAGCTCAGCAGCCACTTTGGCAGCGCGAAAACCGAACTGTGGGCAGGCAGCTACTCCAGCCTTACCACCAGTCAGGGCGCGGCGGGCACCATTCTGAACGCGCCGATGGTCGGCGCAGCCGGCCTCGCGGCAGGCTTCGGTACCCGCGTGACGAGTACGTTCAAGCCCTTCGGATACAATCCCGGGGCCGATCTGGACGCCGTAGCAGCTGCTCAGAGCGCTGGCCTGCATGTGGCGCTTCCGCTCTTCCACAGGGCCGACCTCGGCTTCACCGTTGAGGACTTCTCAGCTGGCGCAGGTGGGAGCAACGGAATCTTCGGAAACGTGGCCGTATACGGCGCCAACCTGGAACTGCATCACACCGGTGCGCTCCACATCACGGCGGAAGCCGCGAAGAGCGTAACGGCGCAGGACATCAGCACCGGCGACGGTCAGAGCAACGACGACAACAACGCGTACAAAGTGAACGTGGGCTTCAAAACTCACGGCGTCAACGCGGCGTTGGGCTATCAGTACATCGATCCGCGCTTCGGCGCCCCGGGTTACTGGGACAAGATCGGTAACTGGTACAACCCCACCAACATTGCCGGGCCGTACCTGAAGCTGGGTTATGACTTTACCCGCTCGCTCTCAGGTTACATCGGTGGCGACTTCTACACGGGAGCCCGCAACCGCAGCACCGGTAATGGCGGATTCGACATTGGCGACAGTCTTACGCGGGCAAGCGCCGGCGTTAAGTTCAACGTCAGCCACATGCTGAACCTCCGCGCCGACTACGAAGGCGTGTTCTGGAACCTGAACGCACAGTCCTCGGCTTCGGGCAATTCGTCCAAGCCGGTGGAGCAGTACATCACGCTCGGTACGGGTGTAAACCTGGCCAGCAACACTGTGCTGAAGATGGCCTACCAGATCATCAGCCTCCGCGACAACGGCGGCGGATTCGGTGGCGTGCTCGGCGGATCGCCTGACGGCGTTTCCAATGCCAGCGTGTTCACAACCCAGATCGCGGTGCACTTCTAG
- a CDS encoding exo-alpha-sialidase, which yields MSGVRVLAGTRKGAFILTADGKRDRWDVAGPFFTGWEIYHMNGSPVNPNRIYASQCSGWFGQLMQRSDDGGVTWEAVGNEFAYASEPGTHQWYDGTQHPWEFKRVWQLEPSLTNADSVYAGVEDAGLFRSDDGGASWQEMAGLREHGTGHTWMPGAGGMCLHSILQDPSDANKLYIAISAAGAFRSDDGGKTWKAINQGLRSEYIPDPKAETGHCVHNIAMHPANPNVLFMQKHWDVMRSDNRGDLWTEVSGNLPSDFGFPIAVHAHEPETIYVVPIKSDGEHIPPEGKLRVYRSRTGGNEWEALTHGLPQSHCYVNVLRSAMAVDKMEECGVYFGTTGGQVYASPDGGDHWNAIVRDLPAVLSVEVQTLA from the coding sequence ATGAGCGGAGTACGTGTTTTGGCAGGCACGCGCAAAGGCGCATTCATTCTTACCGCCGACGGCAAGCGCGATCGGTGGGATGTGGCAGGACCATTCTTCACCGGATGGGAGATCTACCACATGAATGGCTCACCGGTGAATCCCAACCGGATCTACGCATCGCAGTGCAGCGGATGGTTCGGCCAACTGATGCAGCGATCGGACGACGGCGGCGTGACGTGGGAGGCGGTAGGCAACGAATTTGCCTACGCCAGCGAGCCGGGCACCCACCAATGGTACGACGGTACGCAACACCCCTGGGAGTTCAAGCGTGTATGGCAGCTGGAGCCATCACTTACGAACGCCGACTCCGTCTATGCAGGAGTTGAGGACGCCGGGCTCTTCCGCTCCGACGACGGCGGCGCAAGCTGGCAGGAGATGGCGGGCCTACGCGAGCACGGCACCGGACATACATGGATGCCGGGCGCGGGCGGTATGTGCCTGCACTCCATTCTGCAGGATCCCAGCGACGCCAACAAGCTGTACATCGCGATTTCGGCAGCCGGCGCCTTCCGATCGGATGATGGCGGCAAAACATGGAAGGCGATCAATCAGGGGCTGCGATCGGAGTACATTCCCGATCCGAAGGCCGAAACTGGCCACTGCGTCCACAATATCGCCATGCATCCGGCAAATCCAAACGTGCTGTTCATGCAGAAGCATTGGGACGTGATGCGCTCCGACAACCGCGGTGATCTGTGGACGGAGGTAAGTGGCAACCTGCCGAGCGACTTTGGTTTTCCCATCGCCGTTCACGCGCACGAGCCCGAGACCATCTATGTGGTGCCGATCAAAAGCGATGGGGAGCACATCCCACCGGAAGGCAAGCTGCGCGTCTACCGGAGTCGAACAGGCGGCAACGAATGGGAGGCGCTCACCCATGGCCTGCCGCAAAGCCACTGCTACGTCAACGTTCTGCGTTCGGCGATGGCGGTCGACAAGATGGAGGAGTGCGGCGTCTACTTCGGCACAACCGGCGGGCAGGTCTACGCGTCGCCAGATGGCGGGGACCACTGGAACGCGATCGTGCGCGACCTGCCGGCCGTACTATCGGTTGAAGTTCAGACGCTGGCATGA
- a CDS encoding glycosyltransferase: MRVTHIMPALDTAGAEKMLLRLLANGDASRFEYAVISLTEPGEIGDSIASLGIPVKALGMKRGVPDPRGILWLARWLRSTRPDVVQTWMYHADLVGGLAARLAGGIPVAWCIRQTNLDPAVNRRIIMLSARLCARLSRRIPAAIVCCSEATAASHRAFGYSADRMLVLPNGYDLIEYAPDEEARVSVRQELGVPPDALLIGLMARFHPQKDHSNFLRAAAIVASSTPQAAFVLCGHQVTAGNKDLAAWIADTGLTGRVRLLGHRLDMPRIAASLDVAVSSSQGEGFPNAIAEAMCCGVPCVVTDVGGSAELVGDTGTVVPARDAAALAAGINAMLIKGASWRRQQGLAARARVEARFSITSVAARYESLYADLATRRKPSGV, encoded by the coding sequence GTGCGCGTCACCCACATCATGCCCGCGCTGGATACGGCAGGCGCAGAGAAGATGCTCCTGCGCCTGCTTGCCAACGGTGATGCCTCGCGATTTGAATACGCCGTGATTTCGCTCACAGAACCGGGCGAAATCGGTGACAGCATTGCGAGCCTGGGCATTCCGGTCAAAGCGCTTGGCATGAAGCGCGGAGTTCCGGACCCACGCGGCATATTGTGGCTGGCGCGATGGCTGCGTTCCACGCGGCCGGATGTGGTGCAGACCTGGATGTACCACGCCGACCTGGTAGGCGGACTGGCAGCGCGGTTGGCCGGCGGAATACCCGTTGCCTGGTGCATCCGCCAGACCAACCTGGATCCGGCCGTAAACCGCCGCATCATCATGCTGTCGGCCCGGCTTTGCGCGCGCCTCTCCCGCCGCATCCCGGCTGCCATCGTCTGCTGCTCCGAAGCAACAGCCGCATCGCACCGCGCGTTCGGCTACAGCGCCGATAGGATGCTGGTACTGCCAAATGGTTACGACCTGATCGAGTACGCGCCGGATGAAGAGGCCCGCGTCTCCGTGCGGCAGGAGCTCGGTGTACCGCCGGACGCACTCCTGATCGGACTAATGGCTCGGTTTCATCCACAAAAGGACCACAGCAACTTTCTGCGTGCTGCCGCCATTGTGGCGAGCAGCACGCCGCAAGCAGCCTTTGTATTGTGCGGTCACCAGGTCACAGCGGGGAACAAGGACCTTGCTGCGTGGATTGCCGATACCGGCCTCACGGGGCGTGTGCGGCTGCTGGGACACCGACTGGACATGCCGCGTATCGCCGCCTCGCTGGATGTCGCGGTATCGTCATCGCAGGGCGAGGGCTTTCCGAACGCAATTGCAGAGGCGATGTGCTGTGGTGTGCCTTGCGTGGTCACCGATGTCGGTGGCTCAGCGGAGCTGGTCGGCGACACCGGTACCGTGGTGCCCGCACGAGATGCGGCGGCGCTGGCAGCCGGCATCAACGCAATGCTCATCAAAGGCGCGTCGTGGCGGCGGCAGCAAGGATTGGCTGCGCGAGCACGCGTGGAAGCGCGCTTCAGCATTACATCGGTCGCCGCTCGGTATGAATCGCTCTACGCCGATCTTGCCACCCGCCGCAAACCTTCCGGCGTGTGA
- a CDS encoding 7-carboxy-7-deazaguanine synthase QueE, producing MKASVAAPEARLVELFSSIQGEGVLVGRRQVFVRFYGCNLRCTYCDSPETLKETPSPGFCRVTLPDRAIEQITNPVSVSGLTALLRRFLSVPHHSLSITGGEPLLYARFLEAWLPSCRQLELPVFLETNGLLPDHLARVLPWLDVISMDYKAPTATALTPRETQARHQAFLESARAKSVYLKLVVTPSTTDDELNGAVDLLSKVDPAIPLILQPVTPCGIERFAPAPERLLQMHATAARRLQDVRVIPQTHKMMQLL from the coding sequence TTGAAGGCAAGCGTGGCAGCTCCGGAAGCCCGCCTGGTGGAGCTGTTCAGCTCCATTCAGGGTGAAGGCGTGCTTGTGGGCCGCAGGCAGGTATTCGTGCGGTTTTACGGCTGCAACCTGCGATGCACCTACTGCGACAGCCCCGAAACCTTGAAGGAGACGCCGAGCCCGGGCTTTTGCAGGGTCACACTGCCGGACCGCGCCATCGAACAGATCACCAATCCCGTGAGCGTTTCCGGCCTCACGGCGCTCCTTCGACGCTTTCTCTCTGTTCCGCACCACTCGCTCTCAATTACCGGCGGCGAACCGCTGCTCTACGCGCGCTTTCTCGAAGCGTGGCTGCCCAGCTGCCGCCAGCTCGAGCTTCCGGTGTTTCTGGAAACAAACGGGCTGCTGCCCGATCACCTTGCGCGTGTTTTGCCATGGCTGGATGTAATCTCTATGGATTACAAGGCGCCGACCGCTACAGCCCTGACGCCACGGGAGACGCAGGCACGCCACCAGGCGTTTCTGGAGAGCGCCCGCGCCAAAAGCGTCTACCTGAAACTGGTGGTTACTCCCAGCACTACGGACGACGAGCTGAATGGCGCCGTGGACCTCCTGTCGAAGGTCGATCCGGCGATACCGCTGATACTTCAGCCCGTGACGCCATGTGGAATCGAGCGGTTTGCGCCGGCGCCGGAGCGGCTGCTGCAGATGCACGCCACCGCCGCGCGGCGGCTGCAGGATGTACGCGTGATACCGCAGACGCACAAAATGATGCAGCTGCTATAG